A stretch of Suncus etruscus isolate mSunEtr1 chromosome 9, mSunEtr1.pri.cur, whole genome shotgun sequence DNA encodes these proteins:
- the LOC126018317 gene encoding olfactory receptor 51H1-like: MNSNTSHVNHHSFVLTGIPGMPEKNPWMAFPLGLLYTLTVLGNGTILAVIKVDQSLHEPMYYFLSILALTDISLSMSTLPTMLSIFWFNIPEISFDACITQMFFIHGFGVVESGVLVSMAFDRFVAIRDPLRYTSILTHGIIGKIGIVVLTRAFCVVFPVPFLIKRLPFCHSNVLSHSYCLHQDAMRLACASTRINSLYGLIIVILTLGMDALIILFSYILILHTVLSIASRDERLKALNTCLSHISAVLLFYVPLIGVSMIHRFGKHLSPAVHTLMANVYLLLPPVLNPIVYSVKTKQIRRRIIYVFQRRKNKA; the protein is encoded by the coding sequence ATGAATTCTAATACATCGCATGTCAACCACCACAGTTTTGTTCTGACAGGAATTCCAGGAATGCCAGAAAAAAACCCTTGGATGGCTTTTCCCCTGGGACTTCTCTACACACTAACTGTCTTGGGAAATGGTACGATCCTAGCTGTCATAAAGGTCGATCAGAGTCTCCATGAGCCTATGTACTACTTTCTCTCTATCTTGGCCTTGACTGATATTAGTCTCTCCATGTCCACCTTGCCTACCATGCTGAGCATATTTTGGTTTAATATTCCTGAGATTTCTTTTGATGCATGTATTACACAGATGTTTTTCATTCATGGGTTTGGAGTGGTAGAATCAGGAGTCTTGGTGTCTATGGCTTTTGACAGATTTGTGGCCATCAGAGACCCACTTCGCTATACTTCTATTCTCACCCACGGCATCATTGGCAAGATTGGAATTGTTGTTCTCACCCGAGCATTCTGTGTGGTGTTTCCTGTACCTTTCCTTATAAAGAGGCTACCTTTCTGCCACTCCAATGTCTTGTCTCATTCATACTGTCTCCACCAAGATGCCATGCGACTAGCTTGTGCTAGTACCCGCATCAACAGCCTCTATGGCCTCATCATAGTCATCCTCACCTTGGGAATGGATGCCCTCATAATTCTCTTTTCTTATATACTCATCTTACACACTGTACTGAGCATTGCCTCCAGGGATGAAAGGCTCAAAGCTCTCAATACCTGTCTCTCTCACATCTCTGCTGTTCTCCTCTTCTATGTTCCTCTCATTGGTGTTAGTATGATCCACAGATTTGGAAAGCATTTATCACCAGCAGTGCATACACTAATGGCCAATGTCTATCTGCTACTCCCTCCTGTACTAAATCCCATTGTTTATAGTGTGAAAACCAAACAAATTAGAAGGCGGATTATCTATGTGTTCCAAAGGAGAAAGAATAAAgcttaa
- the LOC126018203 gene encoding olfactory receptor 51H1-like encodes MADNNHSQFQHRYFVLTGIPGLEQQYYWMALPLGAIYFIALFGNAIIISTIKSESSLHIPMYYFLCMLALADMGFAFCTLPSMLGIFWFNYKLIPFDACLVQMYFIHTFSAIESGVLVAMAFDRVVAIWNPLRYGTILTSAVVSRIGAIILMRAVCVVFPVPFLIKRLPFYRSNILSHSFCLHQDVMRLACASTRVNSLYGLIAVIFTKGSDSLSILLSYAFILRTVMAIASGEGKLKALNTCVSHICAVLIFYVPLIGVSVIHRFGKHLSPLTHALMAYAYLLVPPVLNPIVYTVKTKEIRKKIIQIFVRNKVTVKG; translated from the coding sequence ATGGCAGATAATAACCACTCCCAATTTCAGCACCGGTACTTTGTGCTAACTGGAATTCCAGGGCTTGAACAACAGTATTACTGGATGGCACTTCCATTGGGTGCTATATATTTCATTGCCCTCTTTGGTAATGCTATTATCATCTCGACCATCAAGTCTGAGTCATCCTTGCATATCCCTATGTACTACTTTCTGTGCATGCTGGCATTGGCAGACATGGGATTTGCCTTTTGTACTTTGCCCTCGATGCTAGGCATATTCTGGTTTAACTACAAATTAATACCTTTTGATGCTTGTCTTGTTCAAATGTACTTTATCCACACTTTCTCAGCTATTGAATCTGGAGTGCTGGTGGCCATGGCTTTTGATAGAGTCGTGGCTATCTGGAACCCTCTCAGGTATGGCACCATCCTAACCAGTGCAGTGGTTTCCAGAATAGGGGCGATCATTTTGATGAGGGCTGTCTGTGTGGTCTTTCCTGTGCCTTTCCTTATCAAGCGCCTTCCTTTCTATCGTTCCAACATCCTTTCCCATTCTTTCTGCCTCCATCAAGATGTTATGCGCCTGGCCTGTGCCAGTACCCGTGTTAATAGTCTCTATGGACTCATTGCTGTCATCTTTACCAAAGGTTCTGATTCCCTCTCCATTCTCCTCTCCTATGCATTTATTCTGCGAACAGTGATGGCAATTGCGTCAGGAGAGGGCAAGCTAAAGGCACTCAACACCTGTGTGTCACACATCTGTGCTGTGCTAATATTTTATGTACCACTCATTGGAGTGTCTGTCATTCATCGTTTTGGCAAGCACCTTTCACCATTGACTCATGCTCTCATGGCTTATGCCTATCTTCTTGTACCTCCTGTGTTAAACCCCATAGTTTATACTGTGAAGACCAAGGAGATAAGAAAGAAGATAATCCAGATATTTGTTCGAAACAAGGTAACTGTAAAGGGTTAG